The window GCTTCTTCAGCATGGCCAGCAGGGTGGCGCCCAGTCCAAGCAGAATTTCATCGATGAAGGGAATGGCGTCCGGCACGACCAGATCGGCCAGGAAAAGGATGCCCGTCAGCGCCAGCAATTTGGGAAAGCGCACGCGTGCGGCATAATCCAGCAGCCGTTGGATGGCAAAACCGCCCTTGGAAGTTGCGTTCATCGCCGTCGTCCGTTCACTTTCTATCCGTGGAGGTAGTTCCCTTCGGGATATCGGACGTGAACATGCGCGGCACGATCCACGCCAGACTGGCCAATCCCTTCATCCGCTTGCCCACTCCCCGGCCGTAGCGCATCTCCATGATACCGCGCAGGCCGCGGTATACGGCCGGTCCGTGGGGGTGCCACCAGAGGTTGCGCCGGATGCCGGGCAGGTAATCGTGCACCAGGCACTGCACCTGGGTCATCTCGGCCATGCCGACGGCACCGTGGGTGCGCCCCAGGCCCGACTGCTTGAAGCCGCCCCAGGGGGTTTCGGGCAGGCCGTGGCTCATCAGGTGGTCGTTGATCATCACCACCCCGGCCCGGATCTGCCGGGCCAGGCGCTCGCCCTCCCGGGCGTCGCGGGTCCAGACGCTGGCCGTCAGCCCCAGGTCACTGTCGTTGGCCAGGGCCACGGCCTGGGCCATGTCTTCCACGGCCATGACGCCCAACACCGGCCCGAAGGTCTCCTCGCGCATGATCGCCATGGTGTGATCCACGCCGGTCAACACCCGGGCCGGCATGAAATTTCCCCGGTTGCCGGCCGGCGGATCGGATTGGGCCGCGACAACGGCGCCGGCCGCTACGGCCGCCGCCACCTGCTGCTCAACCGCCTGCATCTGTTTGACGGTGGTCATGGCACCCAGGTCCACCTGGTGATCCGTGTCCACACCGATACGCAGGCGCCGCACCGCATCGCCCAGGGCCGCCACGAAGGGTTCGTAGACCGAACGGTGGACATAGATCCGCTCCACCCCGCCGCAGGACTGACCGCAGTTCTGCAGGCCGCCCCACACCGCCCCGGCCACTGCGCGCTGCAGGTCCGCATCCGGGCATACGAGCATGGGATCGTTGCCGCCCAACTCCAGCACCAGGGGCGTCAAGGTTTCCGCGGCCAAGGCCATGAGGCGCTTGCCCACCGGCACGCTGCCGGTGAAAAAAAGCTTGTCCACCCCCGCTTCCAGGAAGGCCGGGCCGGCGGCCCCGCCCGGCATGTTGATGTGGGTGAACAATCCGGCAGGCAGGGCCAGAGCGCTGAAACAGCGTTCGATGGCCCGCCCCACCAGCTGGGTTTCGCTGGCCGCCTTGAGGATCACGGCATTGCCGGCCAGAAGGGCCATGACCACCTCGGAAAAGGGGATGGCGAAGGGGTAGTTCCACGGCGAGATGATGCCGATCACGCCGTAGGGTACCCTCGCGATTTTGGCCGCCTTGCTGGCCATGAACAGGGTGCCGGGCATGAGCCGGCGGTCCTTTAAAAAGCCGTTGGCCTTGCGGCAGTAAAAATCCGCCGCCAATGCGGCCGGCAGCACCTCCGCGGCCAGGGCATCGGTGCGCGTCTTGCCGTTGTCTTTGGAAATGGTCCCGGCGAGTTCGTCGGCATGGGCCGTCAACCAGGCGCTCAGGGGCTTCAGACGTTTGGCCCGCTCTTTCACCGTCAGGGCCGCCCAGGCCGCCTGGGCCGTGCGGCCCCTTTCCACTGCGCCGCACACATCCGCCACCGTGTTCAACGCCGACCGGCCGATCTCCTCGCCGGTGGCCGGCGACACGCATACCGTCTGCCCTGCATCCGTCGGGTCGTCCACCACATCCGCTCCTTTCTCGATAGATTACCACAACCGCCAGAAGACGCGATCCCCGCGTTTTTCGGCGCGCGCCTTTTCCATGTGCCGCAGGGCGGCAAACTCCCGTTGCAGGTCCTCTGCCGACAATTTGCCGTCCAGCCGGGCCAACAGCTCCTTGGGCTCCAGACCGCCGGTCTGCTCCAGGAGAACCACCATCTCCTTCTGGATCGGGTTGAGGGTGCTGTCGCCGCCCATGTGCTCTTCGAAGGACTTGGCGCTGTGCACGGCCCAGGGGTCGCAGGTCTTCATGGGCGACAGCGCCTCCATGCAGCAATCCTCGCACAAGGTGCGTCCCAGGTGGTCGTGCTCGTCGCCGGCCGGGATATCGGCCTCACACCTATCACACTTCATCATGGATCTCCTTCCTAAAATCGAGTTTCGGTCCTATGGTAATCTTCCGGCGGCAACTTGGCAAACCGGAAGCCACCCCGCCTCTCCAAAAATCCCCTTGACTTACCGGGCGTTGCTTCATAAAGGCTGGCAGTTCCAGGCCATGGTATGGCCGCATCGCTTCAGCAAACATGGTCCGGAATTTCGTCCCAGGGAGGTTATCCATCTGCCGATGAACGGTTCAGCCCTCATCCGCCTGCAGCAGGTGTGCAAACACTATGGCGACCAGGCCGCCCTGAGCGACATCAGCCTCGACATTTACAACGGCGAATTCCTCACCATACTGGGCCCCTCGGGGTGCGGCAAGACCACCTTGCTGCGGCTCATCGCCGGCTTCGAGCCCCTCACCTCCGGCCGCCTCTTTCTCAACGGCCGCGACATGGCCGACGTGCCTCCCGAAGGGCGCGAGGTCAACACCGTCTTTCAGAGCTACGCCCTCTTTCCCCACATGTCGGTGTTCGACAACGTGGCCTTCGGCCTGCGCATGCACCGCCAGCCGACCGACGACATCGCCCGTCGGGTGGGTGAGGCCTTGCAGCTGGTGCAGCTCAACGGCTTCGAACGCCGCCGCCCCGACCAGCTCTCCGGAGGCCAGCAGCAACGCGTGGCCGTGGCCCGCGCCATCGTCAACCAACCCGTGGTGCTGCTGCTCGACGAACCCCTCTCGGCCCTGGACTACCGTCTGCGCAAGCAGATGCAGCTCGACCTCAAGCACCTGCAGCGCCGCCTGGGCATCACCTTCGTGCTGGTCACCCACGACCAGGAGGAGGCCTTTTCCATGTCCGACCGGGTGGTAGTGCTCAACGCGGGCCGCATCGAGCAGATCGGTGCGCCCAGTGAAGTGTACGAACAGCCCCGCAACCTCTACGTGGCGCGCTTCGTGGGCGAAATCAACCTGCTCGACGGCGCGGTGGACCGCATCGACGGGGACCGCATCGTGCTGCAGATCGACCATCTCAAGGTGCAAGTGCGCACCGGCCGAAGCTTTGCCGTGGGCGACCGGGTACACGTGCTGCTGCGGCCCGAAGACCTGCGCGTGGAGACCCTGCGCGACCTGGCCGAGAATCCGGCCCTGAAGAACAGCTTCACCGACGGCGGCTACTTCACCGGCACGGTGGAGGAGACCATCTACAAGGGCGCCACTTACGACGTGGCCATCGTGCTGGACAACGGCCGCCAGATCCGGGCCACCGAGTTTTTCAACGCCGAAGACGCCACGGTCTACTTCCGCGCCGGTGACCGCGTGGCCGTGAGCTGGATCGAAGGGTGGGAGGTGGTGCTGCCCCATGAAGGATAGCCGCGTCTTCAAACGCCTGGTGATAGCCGCCGTGCTCGTCTGGATGGTGCTCTTCGCCTTTGCGCCCAACCTGCTGGTGCTGATGGCCAGCCTGGGCCGCACCGGCGACACGGCCTTCGTGGTTCCCGGTCTCTCCCTGGACGCCTACCGCCGCCTGCTCGAACCGGTCTATGGCCAGATCCTGCTCTCCTCGCTCTACCTGGCCGGCGGCGTGACCCTAATCTGCCTGGTGTGCGGCTACCCCTTCGCCGCCATCCTGGCCCGCACCCGGCCGCCCTGGCGTGGGTGGTTGCTGCTCCTGGTGGTAATCCCCTTCTGGACCAACTCCCTGGTTCGCACCTATGCCATGATCGCCATCCTCAATGCCAACGGCATCGTCAATCGGCTGCTGACGGCCACGGGACTGATTTCAGCCCCCCTGCCCCTGATGTACACCACCGGCGCCGTGCTGGCCGGCCTTGTCTACACCCTGCTGCCCTTCATGGTGCTGCCCCTCTACGCGGCCCTGGAGCGCCTGGACCCGCGCTACGTGGAGGCGGCCCGCGACCTCGGCGCCACGCCGGCGCGCACCTTCGTGCGCATCGTGCTGCCCCTTACCATGCCGGGTATCGTCTCGGGCTGCATGCTGGTCTTTTTGCCGGCCGTGGGCATGTTCTACGTGGCCGACGTGCTGGGCGGCGCGCGCACCATGCTGCTGGGCAACTTCATCCGCGACCAGTTCCTCACCAGCCGCGACTGGCCCTTCGGCGCAGCGGCCAGCGTGGCCCTCACCCTGGTGATGGGTCTCATGCTGCTGCTCTACTGGCGCAGCAACGTGCGCCTGGCCCGAAAGGAGCTGGCATGAAGCGCCCGGTCAAGATCGCCTACGCGGCCCTGGTCTACCTCTTTCTCTACCTGCCCCTGGTGGTGATGGTGATCTACTCGTTCAACGCCTCGCGCTTTTCCATGCGCTGGAAGGGCTTCACCCTGCAGTGGTACGACCACCTGCTGCACAACGCCACCCTGCTCCAGGCCGCGGCCCACTCCCTCTACATCGCCTTCCTGGCCGCCACCGCGGCCAGCCTGGTGGCCACCATCACGGCCCTGGCCATCTATCGATGGCGCTTCACCGGCCGCAAGACCATCCACGCCGCGCTCTTCGTCATGATGATGTCGCCGGACATCGTCATCGGCATCTCCCTGCTGGTCCTCTTCATGGCCCTGGCCCTGCCCCTGGGCTTCTGGACCCTGCTCATGGCCCACGTGACCCTCTGCGTCCCCTTCGTGGCCATCACCGTGCACAGCCGGCTGCACGGCTTCGACCCGCATCTCATCGAAGCGGCCCGGGACCTGGGCGCCGGCGAGGCCGAGGTTTGGCGCCACGTCGTCATTCCCATGACCATGCCCGCGGTGCTGGCCGGCTGGTTCATGAGCTTCACCCTCTCCCTGGACGACGTGATCATCTCCTTCTTCACTACCGGACCGACCTTCGAAGTGCTGCCCCTGCGCATTTACTCCATGGTGCGCCTGGGGCTCAAACCCGAAGTCAACGCGCTCTGCGCCGTCATGATTCTCATCACCGCCGTCGCCGTGGTGGCGACGCAAAGTCTGTTAAAGGAGCGAAAATGAAACGATGGATCGTTCTGTTGTCGGCAATTTTGATCGTGGGCACGGCCTGCATCGCCGGGGCCGCCGAAAAGAACCTCTACATCTACTGCTGGTCCGAATACATTCCCGAAGCGGTCATCGAGCGCTTCACCGAAAAGACGGACATCCAGGTGCACCTCTCCACCTATGACAGCAACGAGGCCATGTACGCCAAGGTGAAAATGACCGGCAAGGGCTACGACCTGATCGTGCCCTCCACCGACTTCGTGGCCCGCATGCGCCGCGAGGGGATGCTGGTGCCTCTGGACAAGAGCCGCCTGACCGGGCTTGGCAACCTAGCGCCCCGACTGCTCGACCGGCCCTTCGATCCGGGCAATGTCTACAGCGTGCCTTACATGTGGGGCTCCACGGGCATTGCCGTCAACACGATTGATCCGGCCGCGGCCGGCGTGACCGCCTTTGCCGACCTTTGGAAACCCGAACTCAAGGGCAAGCTGTTGCTGCCCAACGACATGCGCGGCGTGCTGGGCATGGGGCTCAAGCGCCTGGGCTACTCGCTCAATGACACCGACCCGGCCCACATCCAGCAGGCCTGCGACCTGCTCAAGCCGCTCATGGCCGGCGTGCGCGTCTTCGACTCCGACTCGCCCAAGCAGGCCCTGCTCAACAACGAAGTGCAGGCCGCCGTTCTGTGGAACGGCGAAGCCTACATCGCCGCCGGAGAGAACCCGGCCCTGCGCTATGTCTACCCGGCCGAAGGCTTCGCTCTGTGGCTCGACAGCCTCTGCATCCCCAAAGGCGCGGCCCACATCGAAGCGGCCCATCGCTTCATCGACTATCTGCTGCAGCCCGACGTGGCCGCCGAGATCAGCATGGAGATGGGCTACTCCTCGCCCAACCTCAAAGCCATGGCCCTGCTGCCTGCCGACGTGCGCACCAACCCCATCGTCTACCCCGGCGAGGCCGACCTGGCCCGCGGCGAGTTCGAGGTGGACCTGGGCGAAGCGGCCCGCGCCTACGACCAGTGCTGGACCGGCCTCAAGGCCGGCAATTGAGGCCGGCCGTGGCCCCACGACTTCAAAACCCAATGGAAGCGTTTGACCATGCCCTCTGACAGCAGCATTTCTTCCACCGACGCCTGGCTGAAGGCGGCGCCCGACCACCCCGCCGCCTCGCTGCTCGACCGCCTGCGCCGCTGGCCCGACCTCGAGCCCGACCCGGCGACGCGCCAAAACGAACGCGACGCCTGGACCCGGACCGTGACCGACCGCCGCGCCGCCGGCCGACCCAGGAGAATCCTCTTCGTCCACGGCCAGCTGCCCGGAGAAACCGGCTCCGGCGTCTACCTGCAGCAGATCTCGGCCGAAGCGCTCCGCCGCGGCCTGGACCTCTACGTCCTGTCGGCCGGCTACCATACCCTCACCTCGGCCGACATCCCCGGCGTGCCCGACAACCGCATCTTCACCTGCCGATTCACTCCTCCGGGCCAGACGCCCCAGCCCGGCGCCGTGCAGTCTCCCATCTCGGGCATGTCCGTGGTCATGCCCTACCCGGTCAAGGCCTACCGCGACCGCAGCGAAGAAGAACTCGTCGACCTGCTCACCGTCTTCGGCGGCCGCCTGGCCGAACGGATAGCCTGCCTGCAACCCGACATTCTCCACGTGGACCACCTCTGGTTTCTCAACGGCCTGGCCCGCCTCATCGCCCCCTGGATCCCCCTGGTGGCCTCGTGCCATGGCACGGCCTACAAGCTCATCGCGGATGCGCCCCGCTTCCGCGAAGTGGTGGTGCCCTGCGTGGCCAGCGCCGACCACGTCTGCGCCATCTCCCCCCAGACCCTGGCCGAGTGCGTGGAGACCTTCCAAATTCCCGAAAAGCGCATCACCATCGAAGGCTACGGCTTCGAACCCGATCTTTTCTACTTCCAACCCGTTGATCGCGACGGCGTCCTCCGGCGCCACTTCAATTACCAACCGCCGCCCGGCAGCCGCCTGGCCGTCGCCGTAGGCAAATTCGTAGACTGGAAAGGCTTCAAGGAGTTGACCCTTGCCGTGGGCCATCTGCGCCGCCAGGGCCACGACCTCGCCTGCCTCATCGTGGGCGAAGGCGACCCCCAGAGCCGGATCGATCTGCAAGCGTTCATCGACGGTCAGGGCCTGACCGACCACGTTCGCCTGCCAGGCAAAGTGGCCCGCACCGACCTGCCGGACATCTACCGCAGCGCGGACCTCTACGTCCTGCCTTCCCACGTGGAACCTTACGGCCTGGTGCTCATGGAGTCCCTGGCCTGCGGCACGCCCAGCATCTTCGCCCGCACTGGCGGCCCGCCCGACTTCGTGCCGCCGACGCTCACCGACGAAGGCCTGGCCGTGATGGTCGATCCCATCCGGCTCGACCCCGACGGCCAGGCCGATCCCAAAGATCGCGAAGCCTATGCCCGGCGCCTGGCCGAGGGCATGGCAACGACTTTAAGCAAGCCAATTACCGATACGGATCGCCTGCGCATCGCCGCGGCCATGCAACACCTGAGCTGGGGCCGGCTGGTGGAGAATCTAATCGGAATTTACGATCGATTGAGTGTCTTTTAACCCACTGAAAGGAACGCAACATGGCCGTGGGTTGGTCACGGGACGGGGCGGTGCAGGATCAGATAGACGCCGGTGTGCAGGATGCGGTCAAGTTGGCCCGAAGCCGGCTGCCTGACGGTGAAAGCCTGACGCACTGCGAGCTATGCGGGGAAGCCATCCCCGAAGCCCGCCGCAAGGCGATTCCCGGCGTTCGCCTGTGCGTCGCCTGCCAGGCTGAGCTTGAGAAGCGGCAGGCGCCACTACCGAGCATCAACCGGCGAGGCAGCAAGGACAGCCAGTTGAAGTGAGCCCTGGGAACAAGGGGGGAGTAACCGTTTGATTTTGATAGTCACCCAATGAACCGTCTTGATCAGGAAGACTGTTTCCAAAACTCCGGCATCAATTATGGGGGTTCTCGACGAGCCCGGATCCCTTGCACTAGTGCTCCAGCGAAATGTCACTGGCCGCCAAGTCGGCCGCCGGCTTCTAAATCCTATCGATCGACTTCCACCGGCAGCCGCCCATAGCCTTCCAGGGCCTCGGCCATAATGGTTGCGATACGGTCCATGTGGCGGCGCACTTCTGCGCTGTCGCGGCCGGGGTAATTGCGGAAGGTGATGAGGACGCCGTTCAACGCGGCGAAACAGGCGTGGGCCAGGGCGCGTTTGTGGCGGCCGGCGCCGCAGTGGTCCAGGACGCGCTCGAACAGGTCCAGAACGGCGCGGGCGGCGTCGTTGAGTTGTTCAAGCGGTCGGCCGGTCAGGCGGCCGTCCAGCATGAAGTGGGTCATCATGCGGAAGTAGTGATCGTTTTCGGTGAGAAAAGAGATGAATTCGAGACCGAAGGCCGTGAGGTCGGTAATCTTGCCTTTGGAGATGCGCGCGTCCACCCGTGCGATGATCTGCCGGGTGCCGGCCACGAACGCCGCCACGAAAAGGCTCCGCTGGTCCGGAAAGTAGCGGTACAACGACGAGACGGCGATGCCGGCTTCGTTGGCGATGTCGCGCATGCTCACCGTCTCGAACGGCTTGCGGCCATAGACCCGCTCGGCGGCGCACAGGATAACGTTCTGGCGCTCGAGGCGCTCCTTTTTGCGCTGGTGGGCGAATGTGGTCGCTGCGGTGGCCATCTCGGTCTATCCCCGGTCTTCCACCATGGCGGCCGCCACGTCCTGATAGGCGTGATAGAGCCGGTGACAGCATTGATCCCAGCGGGCACAGGCGTCCAATGCCTCAGGGCTCATTTCATACAGACCAGGGCCGGAAAGAATTGCGGTGATCTCCTGCTGCAGCGCTTTGACGACCTCCTCGGGCGCCCCGGTAAGAATGTTGGCGACGAAGCGGTCCGGGGCATACCAGGCCGAAGCGTTCTGCAGGTCCCGGTGGATCTGGGCCAGCAGCACGTTGCGCGGCCCTTCCCACAGCTCGTTGACCGCGGCGTCCCGATAGAGGCGGGGCAAGGCGGAAAAATCCTCCATCACTCCGTGGCCGCCGAAAAGGCTCATGGCCAGGCGCAGGACATCGGGGGCATCCAAGCTGGTGGCCATCTTCTGCAGCATGATCAGCTCGCGAATGTCGAACCGCCGCCGCTTTATATCGTCGGATTCCGGTGCGTCGGAGACGCCGACGAGACCGCCGGGCAGGGCCAGGATGTCGCCATAGAGCCGGAAGGCGCCGGCCAGGGTGCGTTTGGCCGCCTTTTCGATGGTCGCCAGTTGGCCGGCTACCATGGGCATTTTGGCGAGGGAGACGCCGAACGCTTCCCGAAAGTTGCAGTACCGGGCCGCCTCGCGCCAGGCACGCATCATGCTGGCGGCTCCGGAAAGGCCGACGGTCAGTCGCGAGTAGGTCAGCACGATACCGACCATGTTGGCCAGGCCGCGCTCCAACGGGCCCACCGGGTAGGCCAGGGCGCCGTCAAGGGTCAGCTCCGCGGTGGTCAGCTCGCTGGTGCCCATCTTCCACTTGATGCGATCGATGGTGAAGCCGTTGCGCCGCTCTCGCGCCTTGTCGCCCGGCAGCCAGGAGGGCATCACGAACAGACCCACCTTTTCCGAGCCTGTGGGCTTGGCCGTTACCATGGCATAGTCGGCGTGGGTGGCCGAGCAGAAGAACTTGGTGCCATAGAGCCGCCACCGTCCGCCTTCTTGCCGCGCTTCGAGCAGATTGGCACGGACGTCCGAGCCTCCCTGGATCTCCGACAGGTATTGGGCGCCGATTCCGAAGCGGCCGTCCCGGCCCTCCTTGCAGTGGGTTAAAATGGCTTGAATCTCGGGCACATCGGCGAAGCGCGCCAACACAGCCACCAGGCCTTCGGTGCAGGTCAGAGGACAGGAGATGCAGGCCTCGCCGTTCTGATAGATGAGGTACATCTTGATAAAGCGCACCCACGGATGGGTCTTGTCCGAAAAGAGGGCCTCGCTGAACACTTCCTGCTCCATTACCTCGGTTTCGTGAGGCCGTACGATGCGGTCGATGCGACGGCCGTGGCCGTCGTAGTGCATCATCCAGGGCCGCTTCTCCGGCCATGCGATGGATTCGGCCATGTCGCGCCAGCGGAAAGAGGCCTTGCTGGAAATCTCGCGGGCAGCGGCATCCACCTCGGCGGCATGCTCACCGGTGAACACGCGCACCGCCTTTTGCGCGAAGGGGTCTTCGGCGTAGTAATCGCAATGTTCCCGCCAGGCGAGAAAATCGTCGAATCCATATGGGTTGTTAGAATTGGGGCAGCTCATGCGGGCCCTCCTCTTTTTTTGCGATTAAGAGTCACTCTTGAGAACAGCGTTCTCATTTGAACATTACCATTCTGCGCTGTCAACAAACGATTTCGAACGGGCTCGGAACGACACGCGCAGAGCTTGCCTTGGGACCATCCTGATAAAACTGAAAATGCCGCCCGCAGGGGCGGCATTTTCACTATCTTCTTACATAGCGATGACTTTTCGCGCTTATCCCTTGGGAAGCAGCATTTTTTTCTGGCCGCTCTTTTCGAAGGCGAGTTTGAAGCTGCTCCCGTTGTCGTCCCAGATTTGCCTCAGGGTCCACA is drawn from Desulfatitalea tepidiphila and contains these coding sequences:
- a CDS encoding DUF6116 family protein, encoding MNATSKGGFAIQRLLDYAARVRFPKLLALTGILFLADLVVPDAIPFIDEILLGLGATLLAMLKKRRTGGGNAAHGQAPKKERPL
- a CDS encoding aldehyde dehydrogenase family protein, with amino-acid sequence MDDPTDAGQTVCVSPATGEEIGRSALNTVADVCGAVERGRTAQAAWAALTVKERAKRLKPLSAWLTAHADELAGTISKDNGKTRTDALAAEVLPAALAADFYCRKANGFLKDRRLMPGTLFMASKAAKIARVPYGVIGIISPWNYPFAIPFSEVVMALLAGNAVILKAASETQLVGRAIERCFSALALPAGLFTHINMPGGAAGPAFLEAGVDKLFFTGSVPVGKRLMALAAETLTPLVLELGGNDPMLVCPDADLQRAVAGAVWGGLQNCGQSCGGVERIYVHRSVYEPFVAALGDAVRRLRIGVDTDHQVDLGAMTTVKQMQAVEQQVAAAVAAGAVVAAQSDPPAGNRGNFMPARVLTGVDHTMAIMREETFGPVLGVMAVEDMAQAVALANDSDLGLTASVWTRDAREGERLARQIRAGVVMINDHLMSHGLPETPWGGFKQSGLGRTHGAVGMAEMTQVQCLVHDYLPGIRRNLWWHPHGPAVYRGLRGIMEMRYGRGVGKRMKGLASLAWIVPRMFTSDIPKGTTSTDRK
- the potA gene encoding spermidine/putrescine ABC transporter ATP-binding protein PotA yields the protein MNGSALIRLQQVCKHYGDQAALSDISLDIYNGEFLTILGPSGCGKTTLLRLIAGFEPLTSGRLFLNGRDMADVPPEGREVNTVFQSYALFPHMSVFDNVAFGLRMHRQPTDDIARRVGEALQLVQLNGFERRRPDQLSGGQQQRVAVARAIVNQPVVLLLDEPLSALDYRLRKQMQLDLKHLQRRLGITFVLVTHDQEEAFSMSDRVVVLNAGRIEQIGAPSEVYEQPRNLYVARFVGEINLLDGAVDRIDGDRIVLQIDHLKVQVRTGRSFAVGDRVHVLLRPEDLRVETLRDLAENPALKNSFTDGGYFTGTVEETIYKGATYDVAIVLDNGRQIRATEFFNAEDATVYFRAGDRVAVSWIEGWEVVLPHEG
- the potB gene encoding spermidine/putrescine ABC transporter permease PotB, whose product is MKDSRVFKRLVIAAVLVWMVLFAFAPNLLVLMASLGRTGDTAFVVPGLSLDAYRRLLEPVYGQILLSSLYLAGGVTLICLVCGYPFAAILARTRPPWRGWLLLLVVIPFWTNSLVRTYAMIAILNANGIVNRLLTATGLISAPLPLMYTTGAVLAGLVYTLLPFMVLPLYAALERLDPRYVEAARDLGATPARTFVRIVLPLTMPGIVSGCMLVFLPAVGMFYVADVLGGARTMLLGNFIRDQFLTSRDWPFGAAASVALTLVMGLMLLLYWRSNVRLARKELA
- the potC gene encoding spermidine/putrescine ABC transporter permease PotC, with product MKRPVKIAYAALVYLFLYLPLVVMVIYSFNASRFSMRWKGFTLQWYDHLLHNATLLQAAAHSLYIAFLAATAASLVATITALAIYRWRFTGRKTIHAALFVMMMSPDIVIGISLLVLFMALALPLGFWTLLMAHVTLCVPFVAITVHSRLHGFDPHLIEAARDLGAGEAEVWRHVVIPMTMPAVLAGWFMSFTLSLDDVIISFFTTGPTFEVLPLRIYSMVRLGLKPEVNALCAVMILITAVAVVATQSLLKERK
- a CDS encoding extracellular solute-binding protein produces the protein MKRWIVLLSAILIVGTACIAGAAEKNLYIYCWSEYIPEAVIERFTEKTDIQVHLSTYDSNEAMYAKVKMTGKGYDLIVPSTDFVARMRREGMLVPLDKSRLTGLGNLAPRLLDRPFDPGNVYSVPYMWGSTGIAVNTIDPAAAGVTAFADLWKPELKGKLLLPNDMRGVLGMGLKRLGYSLNDTDPAHIQQACDLLKPLMAGVRVFDSDSPKQALLNNEVQAAVLWNGEAYIAAGENPALRYVYPAEGFALWLDSLCIPKGAAHIEAAHRFIDYLLQPDVAAEISMEMGYSSPNLKAMALLPADVRTNPIVYPGEADLARGEFEVDLGEAARAYDQCWTGLKAGN
- a CDS encoding glycosyltransferase, which gives rise to MPSDSSISSTDAWLKAAPDHPAASLLDRLRRWPDLEPDPATRQNERDAWTRTVTDRRAAGRPRRILFVHGQLPGETGSGVYLQQISAEALRRGLDLYVLSAGYHTLTSADIPGVPDNRIFTCRFTPPGQTPQPGAVQSPISGMSVVMPYPVKAYRDRSEEELVDLLTVFGGRLAERIACLQPDILHVDHLWFLNGLARLIAPWIPLVASCHGTAYKLIADAPRFREVVVPCVASADHVCAISPQTLAECVETFQIPEKRITIEGYGFEPDLFYFQPVDRDGVLRRHFNYQPPPGSRLAVAVGKFVDWKGFKELTLAVGHLRRQGHDLACLIVGEGDPQSRIDLQAFIDGQGLTDHVRLPGKVARTDLPDIYRSADLYVLPSHVEPYGLVLMESLACGTPSIFARTGGPPDFVPPTLTDEGLAVMVDPIRLDPDGQADPKDREAYARRLAEGMATTLSKPITDTDRLRIAAAMQHLSWGRLVENLIGIYDRLSVF
- a CDS encoding DksA/TraR family C4-type zinc finger protein, with the protein product MAVGWSRDGAVQDQIDAGVQDAVKLARSRLPDGESLTHCELCGEAIPEARRKAIPGVRLCVACQAELEKRQAPLPSINRRGSKDSQLK
- a CDS encoding TetR/AcrR family transcriptional regulator; translated protein: MATAATTFAHQRKKERLERQNVILCAAERVYGRKPFETVSMRDIANEAGIAVSSLYRYFPDQRSLFVAAFVAGTRQIIARVDARISKGKITDLTAFGLEFISFLTENDHYFRMMTHFMLDGRLTGRPLEQLNDAARAVLDLFERVLDHCGAGRHKRALAHACFAALNGVLITFRNYPGRDSAEVRRHMDRIATIMAEALEGYGRLPVEVDR
- a CDS encoding acyl-CoA dehydrogenase family protein, producing MSCPNSNNPYGFDDFLAWREHCDYYAEDPFAQKAVRVFTGEHAAEVDAAAREISSKASFRWRDMAESIAWPEKRPWMMHYDGHGRRIDRIVRPHETEVMEQEVFSEALFSDKTHPWVRFIKMYLIYQNGEACISCPLTCTEGLVAVLARFADVPEIQAILTHCKEGRDGRFGIGAQYLSEIQGGSDVRANLLEARQEGGRWRLYGTKFFCSATHADYAMVTAKPTGSEKVGLFVMPSWLPGDKARERRNGFTIDRIKWKMGTSELTTAELTLDGALAYPVGPLERGLANMVGIVLTYSRLTVGLSGAASMMRAWREAARYCNFREAFGVSLAKMPMVAGQLATIEKAAKRTLAGAFRLYGDILALPGGLVGVSDAPESDDIKRRRFDIRELIMLQKMATSLDAPDVLRLAMSLFGGHGVMEDFSALPRLYRDAAVNELWEGPRNVLLAQIHRDLQNASAWYAPDRFVANILTGAPEEVVKALQQEITAILSGPGLYEMSPEALDACARWDQCCHRLYHAYQDVAAAMVEDRG